In one Bacteroidales bacterium genomic region, the following are encoded:
- a CDS encoding alpha-L-fucosidase, with the protein MIDPALKTPQEIMNRFMDMRFGMFIHWGPVTLRGTEIGWSRGHEVATEDYDNLYKEFNPVLFDASAWVKTAKNAGMKYLIITSKHHDGFCLWPSEYTDYDIMATPFKKDIVGELANACKKEGIRFGIYFTILDWHDKNYPLHNDGKGISEDGNMEKFRSTMKNQLKELVTKYDPYLIWFDGGWEEPWTNEMGREIYTYLKRLKKDLIINNRLGKEMTGIANKNADYSKMVGDFDTPEQRIGNMNMDFPWESCITMGTQWSWKPNDKLKSVKECLQTLVKTASGNGNLLFNIGPMPDGRIEQRQIDRLVQMGAWLKKYGESIYGTRGGPYLPNEAYSSTRKGNIVFVHLFETDKTEIILPALPGVNVQKATLMNGGEVRFKETDGFYKISLPAVLPDSICNVLVLQINREAIEIPVIGNTSIP; encoded by the coding sequence CACTGGGGTCCGGTAACCCTTCGTGGTACTGAAATCGGCTGGTCACGCGGCCATGAAGTTGCAACAGAAGATTACGACAACTTATATAAAGAGTTTAATCCGGTTTTGTTTGATGCCAGTGCCTGGGTTAAAACCGCAAAAAATGCCGGAATGAAATACCTGATAATCACCAGCAAACACCATGACGGATTTTGTTTATGGCCCTCTGAATACACCGATTATGACATCATGGCAACACCCTTTAAAAAAGATATTGTGGGGGAACTGGCGAACGCATGCAAAAAAGAAGGCATCCGGTTCGGCATTTATTTTACCATACTCGACTGGCACGACAAAAACTACCCGCTGCATAACGATGGTAAAGGAATATCGGAAGACGGAAATATGGAAAAATTCCGTTCAACCATGAAAAACCAGCTGAAAGAACTGGTTACGAAATACGACCCGTATCTGATCTGGTTTGACGGAGGATGGGAAGAACCCTGGACAAATGAAATGGGAAGAGAGATTTATACTTACCTGAAAAGACTGAAAAAAGATTTAATCATTAACAACCGGCTTGGGAAGGAAATGACGGGTATCGCCAACAAAAATGCTGATTACAGTAAAATGGTCGGCGATTTCGATACACCGGAACAACGGATTGGAAATATGAACATGGATTTCCCCTGGGAAAGCTGTATTACAATGGGCACCCAATGGTCTTGGAAGCCCAATGATAAGCTAAAGTCCGTAAAAGAATGCCTGCAAACGCTTGTAAAAACAGCATCAGGCAATGGCAATCTGCTGTTTAATATAGGCCCCATGCCTGATGGGCGTATCGAACAACGACAAATAGACCGTTTGGTGCAGATGGGCGCCTGGCTTAAAAAATACGGAGAAAGCATCTACGGAACCAGAGGCGGTCCCTACCTGCCAAACGAGGCATACAGTTCAACCCGTAAAGGCAATATAGTATTTGTCCATTTATTTGAAACGGATAAAACGGAAATTATCTTACCGGCTTTGCCCGGCGTAAACGTTCAAAAAGCAACATTAATGAACGGAGGTGAAGTACGTTTCAAGGAAACGGACGGTTTTTATAAAATCAGCCTTCCTGCTGTCCTGCCCGACAGTATCTGTAATGTACTGGTATTGCAGATTAACAGGGAAGCTATCGAAATCCCTGTTATCGGAAATACTTCAATCCCTTAA
- a CDS encoding 3-isopropylmalate dehydratase large subunit, translated as MPGKTFAEKILGASAGSIVFRQPDLVLTHDNTMSISKTFEKMGGTKVAFPDRLLVVLDHNAPPTTGKLANDYQAIRRLVREQNIKRFHDAGEGICHELSSLHARPGMIITGSDSHTCTAGAFNALAAGIDRTEAAGLWKKGETWFRVPESMKIILKGKFREGVSAKDLALWLTGILGADGANYLSVEFHGDGVKNLCMADRMTLANMASEMGAKNAVFPPDKVLADFYGTEALNGIWADEDATYTQTIEVDLNEVFPVVAAPHQVDNVHPVSEFEGTEIQQALIGTCTNGRIEDLRAAASILEGKQVKPGVQLLIIPASRKVYLQAVEEGLISIFLKAGANILSSSCGPCLGTGQGIPADGTTVISTANRNFKGRMGNPNASIFLASPAVTAASALTGFITDPTSLSRGKKFPFPSIRQNTYTIPPGENRKTGNIWNYADIDHLNTDQMFAGNLTYTILSSDADAIRPHLFKGFDENFAGKVEPGDIIIAGENFGCGSSREHPAVGLAHAGVKAVIVKSVNRIFYRSCINQGLLLLVHPGFVNAYKPGDMVILRPEKGEILLNDTLFTFPPLPETLMDIVRHKGLVAYYKTH; from the coding sequence ATGCCCGGAAAAACCTTTGCAGAAAAAATACTGGGTGCATCGGCAGGCAGTATTGTATTCCGCCAGCCTGACCTGGTGCTCACCCACGACAACACCATGAGTATAAGCAAGACATTCGAAAAAATGGGAGGAACAAAAGTAGCCTTCCCTGACCGCCTTCTGGTGGTTCTGGACCACAATGCCCCTCCCACAACCGGCAAACTGGCCAATGATTACCAGGCCATACGCCGTCTGGTCAGGGAGCAGAACATCAAACGGTTTCATGATGCCGGAGAAGGAATATGCCACGAACTTTCGTCCCTCCATGCACGTCCGGGAATGATCATTACCGGGAGCGACAGCCATACCTGCACGGCCGGCGCTTTCAATGCCCTTGCCGCCGGAATTGACAGGACAGAAGCCGCAGGGCTCTGGAAAAAAGGAGAAACATGGTTTCGTGTACCCGAGAGCATGAAGATCATCCTGAAGGGAAAATTCAGGGAAGGCGTTTCTGCCAAAGACCTTGCCCTCTGGTTAACGGGAATTCTGGGAGCCGACGGAGCCAATTACCTGTCCGTTGAGTTTCATGGCGACGGAGTAAAGAACCTCTGCATGGCCGACCGGATGACACTGGCCAATATGGCGTCAGAAATGGGGGCAAAAAATGCCGTTTTCCCTCCCGATAAGGTGCTTGCTGATTTTTATGGAACGGAAGCTCTGAACGGAATCTGGGCCGACGAAGATGCCACTTATACACAGACCATTGAAGTTGACCTTAACGAAGTTTTTCCCGTGGTGGCTGCTCCCCACCAGGTTGACAATGTGCATCCGGTATCAGAATTTGAGGGAACGGAAATACAGCAGGCGCTGATCGGGACCTGCACCAACGGAAGAATTGAAGATCTTCGCGCCGCCGCAAGCATTCTGGAAGGCAAACAGGTCAAACCGGGGGTACAATTGCTGATCATTCCGGCCTCGCGGAAGGTTTACCTCCAGGCCGTCGAAGAAGGGCTTATCAGCATATTTCTTAAAGCCGGAGCCAATATTCTTTCTTCCTCCTGCGGACCGTGCCTCGGAACAGGACAGGGAATTCCGGCCGACGGCACAACAGTTATTTCCACAGCCAACAGAAATTTCAAAGGCCGGATGGGAAACCCCAACGCATCCATCTTCCTCGCTTCACCAGCCGTTACCGCTGCCTCGGCCCTCACAGGCTTTATTACTGATCCCACCTCCCTCAGCAGGGGGAAGAAATTTCCATTTCCTTCCATCCGTCAGAATACCTATACAATTCCGCCCGGAGAAAACCGGAAAACAGGCAATATATGGAATTACGCCGATATTGACCATCTGAATACCGACCAGATGTTTGCCGGAAATCTTACCTATACCATTCTCAGCTCGGACGCTGATGCCATACGCCCCCACCTGTTCAAGGGATTTGACGAGAACTTTGCAGGGAAAGTAGAACCGGGCGACATTATCATTGCAGGGGAGAACTTTGGCTGCGGCAGTTCACGCGAACACCCTGCCGTTGGTCTGGCCCATGCCGGTGTAAAAGCAGTTATCGTCAAGTCGGTGAACCGCATCTTTTACCGGTCGTGTATCAACCAGGGACTGCTCCTTCTGGTCCATCCCGGATTCGTAAATGCATACAAACCGGGCGATATGGTGATCCTACGGCCCGAAAAAGGAGAAATC